The following coding sequences are from one Terriglobia bacterium window:
- a CDS encoding YbgA family protein, giving the protein MEFAPARTGDSALRVRATARKHANVLFHILGFLKNQIDAEEKAELVASIDDYRKELVPLVVPMTLLLHHLRRYAVPWVLEQTYLNPYPAELMLRNHV; this is encoded by the coding sequence ATAGAGTTCGCGCCAGCAAGGACGGGAGATTCGGCATTAAGAGTCCGGGCGACTGCGAGGAAACATGCCAACGTCCTATTTCATATCCTCGGCTTCCTGAAAAACCAGATCGACGCGGAAGAGAAGGCTGAACTCGTAGCGAGCATCGATGACTATCGCAAAGAACTCGTGCCCCTGGTAGTGCCCATGACTCTTCTCCTGCACCATCTGCGACGCTACGCGGTCCCTTGGGTCCTGGAGCAAACCTATCTGAATCCCTATCCCGCCGAGCTGATGCTGCGCAACCATGTGTAA
- a CDS encoding succinylglutamate desuccinylase/aspartoacylase family protein gives MWLINGEKAGPTLVVTAGVHAAEYASIAAVLDLGRNLGPDNLRGRVVVVPVLNVAGFGGFILLSAPSRKKGQATGLHPYSETRESGTGK, from the coding sequence ATGTGGCTCATCAACGGCGAGAAGGCAGGTCCTACCCTGGTGGTCACGGCCGGCGTCCATGCCGCCGAATACGCCAGCATCGCCGCGGTGTTGGACCTCGGCCGCAACCTTGGCCCGGACAACTTGCGCGGCCGCGTTGTGGTCGTGCCCGTATTGAATGTGGCAGGCTTCGGGGGTTTCATTTTGTTGTCCGCTCCATCGCGAAAAAAGGGACAGGCTACTGGACTGCACCCCTATAGCGAGACAAGGGAATCAGGGACAGGAAAATGA
- a CDS encoding GNAT family N-acetyltransferase — translation MLGTRHLISSRKSRPHMLTIEPIDLKHSTAIHRIISDPQLTRTSDIPSSPSPDDTRAWIGRMKRLEELGTGQIFVILINDLVVGVCGLYGIDKASGSAELGFFVGSDYWRHGYASAGSSLLLMDGFVEMGLKSVRASCLTWNDGAKRVLQKLGFQALHEGPPPPNSKFPQTEKYLYWSLDKTRYLGRKD, via the coding sequence ATGTTGGGCACTCGGCATCTGATTTCATCAAGGAAGAGTCGTCCTCATATGCTGACAATTGAGCCCATTGACCTGAAGCACAGCACGGCAATACACAGGATTATCTCGGATCCACAGCTGACACGGACAAGCGATATTCCTTCTTCACCTTCACCGGACGACACACGTGCATGGATTGGCAGGATGAAGCGGCTGGAAGAACTTGGAACCGGACAAATATTTGTGATTTTGATCAATGACCTGGTGGTGGGTGTATGTGGGCTCTATGGAATCGACAAGGCTTCTGGATCAGCTGAACTGGGATTTTTTGTCGGCTCCGATTATTGGCGGCACGGCTACGCTTCAGCCGGGAGCAGTCTCTTGCTGATGGACGGCTTTGTCGAAATGGGGTTGAAGTCAGTGCGCGCAAGCTGCTTGACGTGGAATGACGGAGCCAAGCGGGTACTGCAAAAACTCGGTTTTCAGGCACTCCACGAGGGGCCCCCTCCTCCCAATAGCAAATTCCCGCAAACCGAAAAGTATCTGTATTGGTCTCTAGACAAAACCCGATACTTGGGCAGGAAGGATTAA
- a CDS encoding competence/damage-inducible protein A — MREKTAAVVIIGNEILTGKTEDQNASYLTHELHGLGVALRRISTIPDDEEEIAATVRDCAAKFDYVFTSGGVGPTHDDVTIVGIAKAFGRGIMRHPGLVAVIHDYFGSRVDEARLRMADAPEGSELIYSATTRWPVMAIENVYILPGVPEIFRAKFAAIRERFRATPFHTAVVFTREDEFDIASRLNQVAAMNPRVAVGSYPNFESEDYRVKITVEANEAEAVERARALLIKLLNPALVVRTE; from the coding sequence ATGCGTGAGAAAACGGCTGCTGTTGTGATCATTGGAAACGAAATTCTCACCGGCAAAACTGAAGACCAGAACGCGAGCTATCTCACCCACGAGCTGCACGGCCTGGGCGTGGCTCTGCGCCGCATCAGCACGATCCCTGATGATGAGGAAGAGATCGCGGCCACCGTCAGAGATTGCGCAGCGAAATTCGACTATGTGTTCACATCGGGCGGCGTCGGGCCCACACACGACGATGTAACCATCGTGGGCATAGCCAAAGCATTTGGACGGGGGATCATGCGCCATCCCGGGCTCGTGGCCGTCATCCATGATTACTTCGGGAGCCGCGTGGACGAGGCACGCCTCCGCATGGCCGACGCGCCGGAGGGTTCAGAGCTGATCTACTCGGCGACCACGCGCTGGCCGGTAATGGCAATCGAGAATGTCTATATCCTCCCCGGCGTCCCGGAAATCTTCCGCGCCAAATTCGCCGCTATCCGCGAGCGCTTCCGCGCAACTCCTTTCCACACGGCGGTGGTTTTTACCCGTGAGGACGAGTTCGACATCGCCTCCCGTTTGAATCAGGTGGCAGCCATGAATCCCCGAGTCGCCGTCGGTTCCTACCCGAATTTCGAGAGCGAGGATTACCGCGTAAAGATCACGGTCGAGGCGAACGAAGCCGAAGCGGTCGAGCGCGCAAGAGCTTTGCTGATCAAGCTTCTCAACCCTGCGCTCGTGGTCCGCACCGAGTAA
- a CDS encoding integrase core domain-containing protein has translation MKTLKQEEINGSSYRDLDQLCQSIAEFLENAYNRGRLHSALGYQSPVEYEEALMKSEAGNSTLLVGKGAGCPLPPHPLPPLKSHFPVPDSLVSL, from the coding sequence ATGAAGACGCTGAAACAGGAAGAGATCAACGGCAGCAGTTATCGAGATCTCGATCAGCTGTGCCAATCGATCGCCGAGTTTCTCGAAAACGCGTACAATCGCGGGCGTTTGCATTCGGCGCTCGGCTACCAATCACCTGTAGAATACGAGGAAGCCTTGATGAAATCAGAAGCGGGGAACTCTACACTGCTGGTGGGAAAGGGTGCTGGCTGCCCGCTTCCTCCACACCCCCTACCCCCGCTAAAATCTCATTTTCCTGTCCCTGATTCCCTTGTCTCGCTATAG
- a CDS encoding chloride channel protein, translating into MNENRSGVIVKAPQPSARGSWQSVRSWTDARRIRQHEDKVLFILTLMIGAVVGLVVVAFILLTENLGSRMYPAGGAAWRRLVVPLLGALITGYLLKRYFPNARGSGIPQTKTAMFLRGGVIKFRTVLGKFGLSSVSLASGIALGREGPSVQVGAGIASTLGRQLGLSPETIKALVPIGSAAALSAAFNTPIAAVLFTLEEVMGDLHARVLGAIVLSSATSWMVLHLLLGDEPLFHVPAYQLVNPLEFGFYAVLGLIGGIVSVCFVKLLLWLRKYFLRMPAWTEYIQPAAGGLLVGVMGWFVPDVLGVGYNHVSEALNGRLALEAMALLVGLKLVATAGCYASGNAGGIFGPSLFIGAMMGGAFGGGAHVLLPDYTGSVGAYALVGMGATFAGIIRVPMTSVIMIFEITRDYSIIVPLMIANLISYFISSRLQKEPIYEALLHQDGIHLPIAAREREESPRVSRGVRPAEEILSSNETVEQTLKTIHREISAWPVIDGNLLLGMVTLAQLDEATRQGIGSNRIGDLLPLPDPKVDPPAEVFPHVHADHPLETAVRRMAQTGLAVLPVVSRSNLRELLGVITMNDALAVYKRETNGAIVGQPAQGATESSIPIRGGLLAVLLVMVALAGFLGYFYHGQRTARAEQNFQQGTELLDGGQFPEAIERFRSALSISHSNSDRLALGLALVKAGRLNEAAIYLRELIRIEPSSSPANLGLARIAVQEGNAQEAVEYYHRAIYGSWPEQTSTNKVQTRIELIETLGKLGRRTQAQAELLSLMAEMPEDITIRKQVGGLLLDYGLAKESTQVFQGLLQKQPRDAEAYAALGRAELSLSNYPAAEAAFKNALRWNPGDPASKKQLDTVQQILILDPTSHGLTSLQRYERSRKLMEAVLGSLTQCVATAPTAIPPSVTDLSDEGRKNLLHRGRPSSYGDATETNISLAERMWKARSEVCGLSSDQALAKLMTQLSK; encoded by the coding sequence GTGAACGAAAACCGCAGTGGAGTGATCGTGAAAGCACCGCAGCCGAGCGCGCGGGGTTCCTGGCAATCGGTGAGAAGCTGGACCGATGCGCGGAGAATTCGCCAGCACGAGGACAAAGTCCTTTTCATTCTTACGCTCATGATCGGCGCTGTCGTCGGCCTGGTGGTTGTGGCTTTCATTCTGCTCACCGAGAACCTTGGTTCGCGCATGTATCCGGCCGGAGGCGCCGCCTGGCGTCGGCTCGTGGTGCCCCTCTTGGGAGCATTGATCACCGGCTATCTGTTGAAACGATATTTTCCCAATGCCCGCGGCAGCGGCATCCCTCAAACAAAGACCGCCATGTTTTTGCGGGGAGGAGTGATCAAGTTCCGTACCGTTCTGGGAAAGTTCGGCCTATCATCGGTTTCCCTGGCGAGTGGCATAGCCCTTGGGCGTGAGGGGCCATCGGTCCAGGTCGGCGCCGGAATCGCATCGACGCTCGGCAGGCAGCTCGGGCTCAGTCCTGAGACGATCAAAGCCCTTGTGCCGATCGGATCGGCCGCGGCGCTTTCCGCCGCCTTCAACACTCCTATCGCCGCCGTTCTCTTCACTCTGGAGGAAGTCATGGGCGATCTTCACGCCCGTGTGCTTGGCGCCATCGTCCTGAGTTCGGCAACGTCGTGGATGGTCCTCCACCTTCTACTTGGCGATGAGCCGTTATTTCACGTCCCGGCATATCAGCTGGTAAACCCACTCGAATTCGGGTTTTATGCCGTTCTGGGTCTCATCGGCGGCATAGTCTCGGTATGCTTCGTAAAGCTCCTGCTCTGGCTTCGCAAATACTTTCTCCGCATGCCGGCCTGGACGGAATACATCCAGCCGGCGGCCGGCGGGCTTCTGGTCGGCGTTATGGGCTGGTTCGTGCCGGATGTCCTCGGCGTCGGCTACAACCACGTGAGCGAAGCTCTCAACGGCCGGCTTGCGCTGGAGGCAATGGCACTGCTCGTGGGGCTGAAACTTGTTGCCACAGCCGGCTGCTATGCTTCCGGCAATGCCGGCGGAATCTTTGGTCCGAGCCTGTTCATCGGTGCGATGATGGGCGGCGCTTTCGGAGGCGGGGCGCATGTTCTCCTGCCTGATTATACGGGCAGCGTCGGCGCCTATGCGCTTGTTGGGATGGGGGCGACGTTTGCCGGCATCATACGCGTGCCGATGACGTCCGTGATCATGATTTTTGAGATCACACGCGATTACTCCATTATCGTGCCGCTGATGATCGCCAATCTCATCAGCTACTTCATTTCAAGTCGCCTTCAGAAGGAACCGATATACGAAGCTTTGCTGCACCAGGACGGTATCCACCTCCCGATCGCAGCCAGGGAACGCGAGGAGTCGCCGCGCGTGAGCCGGGGAGTCCGCCCTGCTGAAGAAATCCTTTCGTCAAATGAAACGGTCGAGCAAACTTTGAAGACAATCCACCGAGAAATATCCGCGTGGCCAGTTATAGATGGAAATCTCCTCCTGGGGATGGTCACCCTCGCCCAACTCGACGAAGCCACGCGGCAAGGAATAGGCTCCAATAGGATAGGAGACCTGCTTCCGCTTCCGGATCCAAAGGTTGACCCGCCGGCAGAGGTATTCCCACACGTGCATGCGGATCATCCGCTGGAAACTGCAGTGCGGCGCATGGCACAGACCGGTTTAGCTGTTCTTCCCGTTGTAAGCCGCTCAAATCTTCGCGAATTGCTGGGCGTCATAACCATGAATGATGCCTTAGCTGTCTACAAACGTGAAACCAATGGAGCAATTGTCGGGCAGCCCGCGCAGGGGGCAACAGAGTCGTCAATCCCAATTCGAGGAGGCCTTTTGGCGGTTCTGTTAGTGATGGTGGCGCTTGCCGGTTTCCTGGGCTACTTCTACCATGGCCAGCGCACAGCCCGAGCCGAACAGAACTTTCAACAAGGCACCGAATTATTGGATGGAGGACAGTTTCCAGAAGCGATCGAACGATTCCGTAGTGCGCTCTCCATCTCTCACAGTAATTCGGACAGGCTGGCTCTCGGCCTCGCGCTCGTGAAGGCTGGACGTCTGAATGAAGCAGCGATCTATCTTCGCGAATTGATCCGGATCGAACCCAGCAGCAGTCCGGCAAACCTGGGACTTGCCCGAATCGCAGTCCAGGAAGGCAATGCCCAGGAGGCTGTGGAATATTATCACCGTGCCATCTATGGTTCCTGGCCTGAACAAACCAGCACAAACAAAGTTCAGACTCGCATCGAGCTGATAGAGACTTTGGGCAAGCTTGGCCGCAGGACGCAAGCCCAAGCTGAATTGCTGTCGCTTATGGCAGAGATGCCTGAGGATATAACGATCCGGAAGCAGGTGGGTGGGCTTCTACTGGATTACGGACTAGCGAAGGAGTCCACTCAAGTCTTCCAGGGGCTGCTGCAGAAACAGCCGAGAGATGCGGAGGCGTATGCGGCACTGGGCCGGGCCGAATTGAGTTTGAGCAATTACCCGGCTGCGGAGGCGGCGTTCAAGAATGCACTCCGCTGGAATCCAGGTGATCCGGCGTCCAAGAAACAGCTGGATACGGTCCAGCAGATTCTCATTCTCGATCCAACCTCGCACGGATTGACTTCTTTGCAGCGATATGAGCGAAGCCGCAAGCTGATGGAAGCTGTTCTCGGCTCGCTGACCCAATGCGTTGCTACGGCTCCAACCGCAATTCCACCATCAGTAACCGACCTTTCCGATGAGGGCCGCAAAAATCTGCTTCATCGCGGCCGTCCGAGTTCCTACGGCGATGCCACGGAGACCAACATATCCCTGGCTGAACGGATGTGGAAAGCTCGTTCGGAGGTATGTGGTCTATCTTCGGATCAGGCACTCGCCAAGCTGATGACCCAGCTCTCCAAATGA
- a CDS encoding DUF2807 domain-containing protein, giving the protein MAKRMAWLLPVLACLFCGCDVLDEALTSERIQGSGKVVQENRDVNGFNEVNFAGSGELNLQQGNKESLTVAADDNLLPYIRTEVSGGKLVIGIQRGVSVSPSKPIRYTLVVRTLDALELSGSGKTRAGPLHSGDFSVHLSGSGDIVMEALDAATLEADISGSGNMEILGKVGRQRIQISGSGRYDAPDLECQTADVSVSGSGESVLWVRESLSAHISGSGSVRYYGSPSVTRKVSGSGSIRNLGNR; this is encoded by the coding sequence ATGGCCAAACGAATGGCTTGGTTGCTGCCTGTGCTGGCATGCCTCTTCTGCGGCTGCGACGTGCTGGACGAGGCACTGACCTCCGAGCGTATCCAGGGGTCAGGGAAAGTGGTACAGGAAAACAGGGACGTGAATGGTTTTAACGAAGTCAACTTTGCCGGATCTGGAGAACTGAACCTGCAGCAAGGAAACAAGGAGTCTCTGACAGTGGCAGCCGACGACAATCTACTTCCGTATATAAGGACGGAGGTTAGCGGCGGCAAACTCGTGATCGGAATCCAGCGCGGCGTATCGGTTTCACCATCAAAGCCCATACGATACACCCTTGTGGTCAGAACCCTTGATGCGCTCGAGTTGTCCGGTTCCGGGAAAACGCGCGCCGGCCCGCTGCACAGCGGAGATTTCAGCGTCCATTTGTCCGGGTCAGGCGACATCGTGATGGAGGCGCTCGACGCGGCGACGCTGGAGGCCGACATCAGCGGCTCAGGAAACATGGAGATTCTCGGAAAAGTCGGCCGGCAACGGATTCAAATTTCCGGATCGGGCCGCTATGACGCACCGGACCTCGAATGTCAGACTGCCGATGTTTCGGTCAGCGGATCAGGGGAGTCTGTCCTCTGGGTGCGTGAGAGCCTGTCGGCCCACATCAGCGGATCGGGCTCCGTCAGGTACTATGGGAGTCCCTCAGTGACTAGGAAGGTCAGCGGTTCAGGAAGCATCCGAAATCTCGGGAATCGCTAA
- a CDS encoding carboxypeptidase-like regulatory domain-containing protein, with translation MQSSNEKLNKASAAGLPGVPDTSSSESWYTEVVFKGIVLNEANRKPVDHATVRLIAYSSLSGVMEKTTAPDGSFEVVAPPSYRYGIQVVAEGFESYRDDSFVITRPYYDIRILLSPSLSLRGRVVDNLAAGVPDAIVQLNQGYDRPTVIDTVISDQQGVFTFSDVARPGRYFIETHHPGFDSTGMVAVTIPAESAVVVQMRPARTSETLSGIVTDSSHLPLPGAKIYLFDTNDFRPLSFVQSDKKGQYRIARMREGSYLVRCVAEGFVDSTNSRAMISISSNKETILDFSLDPGPQIRGTVVNQKGELVADAEVTYVIQDQKGNRMPFQPVNPGPGRMSTTGSLPMTQRGNVRRTSVAVTSTDADGRFQILNASDAQYQLTVTHRDYQILVTRLRPSNQLQTLVLEAGLSLRGTISDNRGSAVERFTLTFQSTTGKSERNYTFTSTDGHFEVHGLAQDVYQVSLQAQGRGRFSGTLDLQASMEVFIMLDASGRGGRGQAPLTFLKK, from the coding sequence TTGCAGTCAAGTAATGAAAAACTCAATAAAGCTTCGGCCGCAGGGCTGCCGGGTGTGCCTGATACCTCGTCGTCGGAAAGTTGGTATACGGAGGTTGTTTTCAAGGGGATTGTGCTGAATGAGGCCAACCGCAAGCCCGTGGACCATGCGACCGTGCGTTTGATCGCGTACTCATCGCTTTCGGGTGTCATGGAAAAGACGACAGCGCCGGATGGGTCCTTCGAAGTGGTGGCTCCTCCTTCCTATCGTTATGGCATACAGGTCGTGGCTGAGGGGTTCGAATCCTATCGGGATGATTCGTTTGTGATTACGCGGCCGTACTACGACATTCGGATCCTGCTCTCACCGTCCTTGTCGTTGCGCGGGCGCGTGGTGGACAATCTCGCTGCAGGGGTACCCGATGCCATCGTGCAGCTGAACCAAGGATACGACCGGCCCACTGTTATCGACACAGTGATCAGCGATCAACAAGGCGTGTTTACGTTTAGTGACGTGGCGAGACCCGGGCGTTATTTCATTGAGACCCACCACCCTGGATTTGATTCGACAGGGATGGTCGCCGTCACCATTCCCGCAGAGAGCGCAGTAGTCGTTCAAATGAGACCGGCACGAACATCCGAGACTCTTTCCGGCATTGTGACCGACTCCTCTCATTTACCGTTGCCTGGGGCAAAAATTTATTTATTTGATACCAACGATTTCAGGCCTCTCTCCTTCGTGCAATCCGACAAAAAGGGACAGTACAGAATTGCCAGAATGCGCGAAGGGTCCTACCTTGTCAGGTGCGTGGCCGAAGGCTTCGTCGATTCCACGAACAGCCGGGCGATGATCTCGATCTCCTCCAATAAAGAGACCATTCTGGATTTCAGCCTGGATCCAGGGCCCCAGATCCGAGGTACGGTCGTCAATCAAAAAGGGGAGCTCGTAGCCGATGCAGAAGTGACCTACGTCATCCAGGACCAGAAGGGAAATCGCATGCCTTTCCAGCCTGTCAATCCCGGTCCGGGGCGGATGAGCACGACAGGCAGTTTACCAATGACACAGCGAGGGAACGTACGGAGGACAAGCGTGGCAGTCACATCCACGGATGCCGACGGACGGTTCCAGATTCTGAATGCCTCCGACGCACAATATCAGCTCACCGTGACTCACCGGGATTACCAGATTCTCGTGACTCGCCTGCGGCCTTCCAATCAGCTGCAGACCCTGGTGCTTGAGGCCGGCCTGTCCCTGCGCGGGACCATAAGCGACAATCGCGGGTCAGCGGTTGAGAGATTCACTCTGACCTTCCAGTCCACCACCGGTAAAAGCGAAAGGAACTACACCTTTACGAGCACCGATGGCCATTTCGAGGTCCACGGCCTCGCACAGGACGTTTATCAGGTCAGCCTTCAGGCGCAGGGTCGCGGCCGGTTTTCAGGCACCCTCGATTTGCAGGCATCCATGGAGGTTTTTATAATGCTGGATGCGTCAGGACGTGGCGGCCGAGGCCAGGCGCCTCTGACATTCCTCAAAAAATAG
- a CDS encoding response regulator transcription factor, with protein sequence MSAIRILVADDHGVVRRGLRLILERHQGFEVVGEAADGREVVRLAEELLPSIVIMDVGMPHLNGIDASAQIIHRNPRVGIIILSMHSDEGYIVRALSAGAKGYLLKESLEEDLVQAVRIVAQGRPFFSPRITQTLLDDYVRQLRQKGLQDSYDLLTDREKEVLHLIAEGKSNKEVATMLDLSVYTVETHRTNLMQKLNLHNTAEIVLYAVRKKIIS encoded by the coding sequence ATGAGCGCAATCCGTATATTGGTGGCTGATGATCATGGTGTCGTTCGCAGGGGACTGCGCCTGATTCTGGAACGGCACCAGGGCTTCGAGGTCGTCGGCGAAGCGGCAGATGGCCGGGAGGTCGTGCGGCTTGCAGAAGAGCTATTACCATCGATTGTAATCATGGATGTGGGCATGCCGCATCTCAACGGCATTGATGCGAGCGCTCAGATCATTCACAGGAACCCACGGGTTGGCATCATTATCCTCAGCATGCACTCGGATGAGGGCTACATTGTCCGGGCGCTCAGCGCAGGCGCAAAAGGATACCTGCTCAAAGAGTCTTTGGAAGAGGACCTCGTCCAGGCAGTCCGCATCGTCGCGCAGGGGCGCCCGTTTTTCAGCCCGAGGATCACACAGACGCTGCTGGATGATTACGTCCGTCAGCTGCGTCAGAAAGGGCTCCAGGATTCATACGACCTTCTCACCGACCGGGAGAAGGAAGTCCTGCATCTCATCGCGGAAGGCAAGTCCAACAAAGAGGTGGCGACGATGCTGGACTTAAGTGTGTACACGGTTGAAACTCATCGAACCAATCTCATGCAGAAGCTCAACTTGCACAATACGGCCGAGATTGTTTTATACGCAGTGCGTAAAAAAATAATTTCGTGA
- a CDS encoding four helix bundle protein: MRKLDVYQAAVRFLPLAAGIADSLPPRYAARSDPLRRASLSIPLNIAEGSGKSTGPGQYHGMCLRDGRHDLVAPRSKQPCWDCDLPQPWSQVDFSAILGYSFTKCWIGMEPESRDRSETR, from the coding sequence TTGCGCAAGCTCGATGTTTATCAAGCCGCAGTCCGCTTCTTGCCACTTGCAGCCGGAATTGCCGACAGTCTGCCGCCACGATATGCGGCTAGGTCCGACCCGCTTCGCCGTGCATCCCTTTCCATTCCGCTGAACATCGCCGAGGGGTCAGGAAAGAGCACTGGCCCGGGGCAGTACCATGGAATGTGCTTGCGGGACGGACGGCACGACCTTGTCGCGCCCCGAAGCAAGCAGCCCTGTTGGGACTGCGATCTCCCCCAGCCTTGGTCTCAAGTCGACTTCTCCGCGATCTTGGGATATAGCTTCACGAAGTGCTGGATCGGGATGGAACCAGAATCCCGGGATCGGTCCGAAACCAGGTGA